A region from the Anaerolineales bacterium genome encodes:
- a CDS encoding DinB family protein, which translates to MKITTQPSTENISTLLDLLRGAPARLDALAFGQGESALIQPPGEGQRSFREILTHLLNSEARLTEAVYQILLLKEPNLPQIHPERDWGKLMSYQKLGLADLLGYFKLRRLLLLSVLEKLSTQEWLRTGREAGKKRQESVYWKTRTLVLHEIQHLSELEERIGEC; encoded by the coding sequence GTGAAAATCACAACTCAACCATCAACCGAGAACATTTCCACCTTACTTGATCTGCTGCGCGGTGCACCTGCCCGGTTGGATGCCCTGGCTTTCGGGCAGGGAGAATCCGCCCTGATCCAACCTCCCGGCGAAGGTCAGCGCTCTTTCCGGGAAATCCTGACCCATCTGCTAAACTCGGAAGCCCGTCTGACGGAAGCCGTCTATCAAATCCTGCTCCTGAAGGAACCCAATCTACCGCAAATCCACCCGGAGAGGGACTGGGGGAAGCTGATGTCCTATCAGAAACTGGGGCTTGCTGATCTGTTGGGGTATTTCAAACTCCGGCGCCTACTGCTGCTCAGCGTCCTGGAAAAACTATCAACTCAGGAATGGCTCCGAACCGGCCGGGAAGCAGGCAAAAAGCGTCAGGAATCGGTTTACTGGAAGACCCGAACCCTGGTCCTGCACGAGATCCAGCATCTCAGCGAGTT
- the moaC gene encoding cyclic pyranopterin monophosphate synthase MoaC, with translation MTKNQLSHLDPAGKAQMVDVGDKKITDRIAVARGEVEVSPATYELIKDGALKKGDVLTVAQIAGISAAKRTSELIPLCHPLQLNSIRVDIELEPELPGLIIEAEIRSSGKTGVEMEALTAVAVAALTVYDMAKAVQKDIKIGNIRLIEKRGGKSGDYQAQQEG, from the coding sequence ATGACAAAAAATCAACTATCCCACCTTGATCCCGCGGGAAAAGCGCAGATGGTCGATGTGGGTGATAAAAAAATCACTGACAGGATTGCGGTCGCCAGAGGCGAGGTCGAAGTTTCACCAGCTACTTATGAGCTGATCAAGGATGGCGCGCTCAAAAAAGGGGATGTGCTGACAGTTGCTCAGATTGCTGGAATCAGCGCTGCGAAAAGGACTTCTGAGCTGATTCCCCTCTGTCATCCTCTTCAGCTGAATTCCATCCGGGTCGATATAGAGCTGGAACCTGAGCTTCCAGGCCTGATTATTGAGGCCGAGATCCGCTCAAGTGGGAAGACCGGAGTTGAAATGGAAGCCCTCACAGCTGTTGCAGTAGCTGCCTTGACAGTCTATGATATGGCCAAAGCGGTTCAGAAGGATATCAAGATCGGCAACATCCGCCTGATTGAGAAAAGAGGTGGAAAATCAGGCGATTATCAAGCTCAGCAGGAAGGTTGA
- a CDS encoding molybdenum cofactor biosynthesis protein MoaE: protein MENQAIIKLSRKVDMTDLPTSIHLTEDDIDFNQVVEEITLPTTGAVVIFSGTVREITTRSDRQTYYLEYEAYEEMALSKMNQIADEIREKWPAVLGISIVHRVGTLYPGTPTVLIACSAAHRDTGVFEAARYGIDRLKQIVTIWKKEVGPNGEEWIEGNYQPKPGE, encoded by the coding sequence GTGGAAAATCAGGCGATTATCAAGCTCAGCAGGAAGGTTGATATGACTGACCTGCCTACTTCGATCCATTTAACGGAAGACGATATTGATTTCAATCAAGTTGTGGAGGAGATTACTCTGCCAACTACCGGTGCAGTGGTGATCTTTTCGGGCACGGTCAGGGAGATTACCACTCGCAGTGACCGGCAGACCTACTATTTAGAATACGAAGCTTATGAGGAAATGGCTCTGTCCAAGATGAACCAGATCGCAGATGAGATTCGGGAAAAGTGGCCGGCGGTGTTGGGTATCAGCATCGTTCACCGGGTAGGTACCCTCTATCCCGGGACACCAACGGTGCTGATCGCCTGCTCAGCGGCTCATCGTGATACAGGCGTATTCGAAGCTGCCCGCTATGGGATCGACCGTTTAAAACAGATTGTCACGATCTGGAAGAAAGAGGTAGGACCTAACGGCGAGGAATGGATCGAAGGGAATTACCAGCCTAAGCCCGGCGAATAA
- the moaA gene encoding GTP 3',8-cyclase MoaA, with protein sequence MSNEQILDKFDRPFTDLRISVTDRCNFRCQYCMPKEIFGSDYPFLPTKELLTIDEIARFVKAVAPYGLRKVRLTGGEPLVRAHVEDLVQILRDNHPDLELAMTTNGSLLPKKAPLLKKAGLDRVTISLDSLEDEVFMAMNGVNFPVQKVLDGISAAEDQELFPIKINMVVKRGVNDQSILPMAEYFRERGHTLRFIEYMDVGSTNGWKMDEVVPARQILERLQAVHPLIPVEPDVPSEVAKRWKYKDSEVEIGLIASVTDPFCGNCTRLRMSSAGELFTCLFANQGHDLKSLLRGDASDTELKNFLASLWGNRSDNYSQTRTAEGNSDEDRIEMSYIGG encoded by the coding sequence ATGTCCAATGAACAGATTCTTGACAAATTTGATCGACCCTTTACCGATTTGAGAATCTCGGTCACAGATCGCTGCAATTTTCGCTGCCAATACTGTATGCCCAAAGAGATTTTTGGCAGTGATTATCCCTTTCTGCCCACAAAAGAACTGCTGACAATTGATGAAATCGCCCGATTTGTGAAAGCGGTCGCACCCTACGGCCTGCGAAAAGTCCGCCTAACCGGGGGCGAACCACTCGTCAGGGCTCATGTCGAGGACCTGGTTCAGATTCTCCGCGATAATCACCCTGATTTAGAACTGGCTATGACTACCAACGGCTCGCTTTTACCAAAGAAAGCTCCCCTCCTGAAAAAAGCAGGCCTGGATCGGGTCACAATCAGTCTGGATTCCCTGGAGGACGAGGTCTTCATGGCTATGAATGGGGTCAATTTCCCGGTCCAGAAAGTTCTGGATGGTATCAGCGCCGCGGAAGACCAGGAGCTGTTCCCGATCAAGATCAACATGGTCGTCAAACGTGGGGTCAATGACCAGAGTATTTTACCCATGGCTGAATATTTTCGGGAGCGAGGGCATACTCTACGCTTCATCGAGTACATGGACGTCGGATCCACAAACGGTTGGAAGATGGATGAGGTCGTCCCCGCCCGTCAAATATTGGAGCGCCTCCAGGCCGTCCACCCTCTTATTCCAGTCGAGCCGGACGTCCCCAGCGAGGTGGCAAAACGGTGGAAATATAAAGACAGCGAGGTCGAGATCGGCTTGATCGCCTCGGTGACCGATCCCTTCTGCGGAAACTGCACCAGGCTGCGAATGTCCTCTGCCGGCGAGCTATTCACCTGCCTGTTTGCCAACCAAGGACATGACTTGAAGTCCTTGCTGCGGGGTGATGCCAGTGACACGGAGCTGAAGAATTTCCTGGCTTCACTGTGGGGGAACCGGTCCGACAACTATTCCCAGACCCGCACTGCGGAAGGAAATTCGGATGAGGACAGAATAGAGATGTCTTATATCGGGGGTTAA
- a CDS encoding ABC transporter permease → MGSNFLGIVGLSLQVSGLALLFSTLIGVPVGVIIGLNRFIGRRLAAVVLYTGMGFPPVVIGLFVYILLSRSSPIGSLNTPFIPNLFTPSAMVLAQTIISFPLVAGFTMAAVMGVDPALRRQTMSLGATRHQTALTVLSEARTGVIVAVAAGFGSIISEVGAVMLVGGNIQGQTRVMTTAIVLETRKGNFDLAILLGLVLLLVTFLVNLLILRLQGTVFDE, encoded by the coding sequence ATGGGTTCTAATTTCTTAGGTATTGTCGGGTTGTCTTTACAGGTATCCGGCCTGGCCTTGCTGTTCAGCACCTTGATTGGCGTCCCGGTGGGGGTGATTATCGGCTTGAACCGCTTTATAGGTCGCCGGTTAGCGGCTGTGGTTCTCTATACCGGTATGGGTTTCCCCCCTGTTGTTATTGGTTTGTTTGTCTACATTTTGCTTTCTCGAAGCAGCCCGATCGGGAGTCTCAACACCCCTTTCATCCCCAATCTCTTTACTCCTAGCGCTATGGTCCTTGCCCAGACGATCATCTCCTTCCCTCTGGTAGCTGGTTTTACCATGGCCGCAGTGATGGGTGTGGATCCTGCTTTACGGAGACAAACGATGTCCTTGGGAGCTACCAGGCACCAAACAGCCTTAACTGTGCTGTCAGAAGCGCGCACTGGCGTGATCGTTGCTGTCGCTGCTGGGTTTGGCAGTATCATCAGCGAGGTTGGCGCGGTGATGCTGGTAGGAGGGAATATTCAGGGGCAGACCAGAGTCATGACCACAGCGATCGTGCTTGAGACCCGCAAAGGGAACTTTGATCTGGCGATCTTGCTCGGATTGGTTCTGCTGTTGGTAACTTTTCTGGTGAATTTGCTCATTCTCAGACTCCAGGGGACGGTGTTCGATGAATGA
- a CDS encoding phosphate ABC transporter ATP-binding protein yields the protein MNDNSIYHLENVTKYYGDKKVLDVRSLEVLKGERLCIVGPSGAGKSTLLRLMNFLEPPDGGEIQFHQTRFSPADQIPLEVRRQVTTVFQRPILLNRSVLENVNYGLRLRGNLDGKERIQKSLQQVGLTDIAQQKANTLSGGEAQRVSLARAMVLQPEVLLLDEPTANLDPYNVMLIEDIIQNLNRQGVTIVLVTHNIFQARRLADRVAFLLDGSIIEIAPVDRFFNAPADPRTASFVNGDMIY from the coding sequence ATGAATGACAATTCGATCTATCATCTGGAGAATGTGACTAAATACTATGGTGACAAAAAAGTGCTCGATGTCAGATCTCTGGAGGTCCTTAAGGGGGAGAGATTGTGCATCGTTGGCCCCAGCGGTGCCGGGAAAAGTACCTTGCTGAGACTGATGAACTTCCTGGAACCGCCCGATGGGGGAGAAATCCAATTTCATCAGACTCGTTTCAGCCCTGCTGACCAGATCCCCCTGGAGGTGCGTCGTCAGGTGACCACGGTCTTTCAGCGGCCGATCCTGCTCAATCGCAGTGTTCTGGAGAATGTCAATTATGGTCTGCGCTTACGGGGAAACCTGGATGGAAAGGAACGTATCCAAAAATCTTTGCAGCAGGTCGGTCTGACTGATATAGCCCAACAAAAAGCTAACACTCTATCGGGTGGGGAAGCCCAGCGGGTTTCGCTAGCCCGGGCTATGGTTCTGCAACCCGAAGTGCTGCTGCTGGATGAACCCACCGCCAATCTGGATCCCTACAATGTAATGCTGATTGAGGACATCATTCAGAATCTCAATCGTCAGGGTGTGACCATTGTCCTGGTGACTCACAATATATTCCAGGCCCGCCGTCTGGCTGATCGGGTGGCGTTCCTTCTTGATGGGTCAATAATCGAGATCGCTCCCGTTGATCGTTTTTTCAACGCCCCTGCGGATCCACGGACAGCATCGTTTGTCAACGGCGATATGATCTATTAA
- a CDS encoding substrate-binding domain-containing protein, which yields MTKRSISAVSIALLLVLVLGACGTSSQKPTAETTDVKGSDVVEPVSGEGERQAPARLVLATTTSTYDSGLLDTILPDFEDISGAEVDVIAVGTGQALSLGENGDADVLLVHARAREDAFMEAGHGVRREDVMYNDFVIVGPPEDPAGIKGMKDAVEAFQSIADVEAPFVSRGDDSGTNIKEKAIWGEAGLEPAGGWYISVGQGMGAVLTLANEQQAYTLSDRATYLARTLEGTDLVLLVEGDPILFNPYGVIAVNPDKNPEINNELANSFIDWLISVPVQDKISDFGRDEFGQSLFVPDSQPWRDAH from the coding sequence ATGACCAAGAGATCAATCAGTGCAGTGAGTATTGCCCTGCTGCTGGTACTAGTACTGGGGGCTTGTGGTACTTCATCTCAAAAGCCAACGGCTGAGACAACAGATGTTAAGGGGAGTGATGTGGTGGAACCAGTCTCAGGGGAGGGTGAGAGGCAAGCACCAGCAAGACTGGTTCTGGCGACTACGACCTCGACTTATGACTCAGGACTGCTCGATACCATTCTGCCGGATTTTGAGGATATAAGCGGAGCTGAGGTGGATGTGATCGCGGTAGGAACTGGTCAGGCGCTGTCTCTGGGAGAGAATGGTGACGCTGATGTGCTCCTGGTCCATGCCCGGGCCCGGGAGGACGCATTCATGGAAGCCGGTCATGGAGTTCGGCGGGAAGACGTGATGTACAATGATTTTGTGATTGTAGGACCTCCGGAGGATCCTGCCGGAATCAAAGGGATGAAGGATGCTGTCGAGGCATTTCAATCAATTGCTGATGTGGAAGCTCCCTTTGTCTCGCGGGGTGATGACTCGGGAACTAATATTAAAGAAAAAGCGATCTGGGGAGAAGCGGGACTTGAACCTGCTGGCGGTTGGTACATTTCTGTGGGTCAGGGAATGGGCGCTGTCTTGACCTTGGCGAATGAACAGCAAGCCTATACCTTGTCAGACCGAGCCACGTATCTGGCGCGTACCTTGGAAGGAACCGATCTGGTGCTCTTAGTGGAAGGGGATCCGATCCTTTTCAATCCCTACGGGGTGATCGCTGTCAATCCGGATAAGAATCCTGAGATCAATAATGAACTTGCAAATTCGTTCATCGATTGGTTGATTTCCGTGCCAGTCCAAGATAAGATCAGCGATTTTGGGAGGGATGAGTTCGGCCAATCGCTGTTTGTGCCTGACTCCCAACCCTGGCGGGATGCTCATTAA
- a CDS encoding nucleoside-diphosphate kinase: MTPASDPLVERVSNTLIEEGGNVAQLLTFLKADAVLRKNVGAAIEKEFLSNDDMEILSFETRRVDAALSAEHYAHVADRPFYPWLEYYVTACPVYVMLIEVADDAAVERLRAFLGKTQAHEAAPETIRGRFGIYAGVNCVHLSDSVESGRRETDLWRAKLGIRKGQFDLTPEEYARRYDPSLPNHTQELREICVQMAKAGSASDDQKEQIRSYLKQENPDITPKQLETLLRIILGSAV, from the coding sequence ATGACGCCGGCGAGCGACCCGTTGGTCGAGCGTGTATCAAACACACTCATCGAAGAAGGTGGAAACGTGGCACAATTGTTGACTTTTCTCAAGGCGGATGCCGTGCTGCGCAAGAACGTCGGTGCGGCGATCGAGAAAGAATTTTTATCGAACGATGATATGGAAATCCTTTCTTTCGAAACGCGCCGGGTGGACGCCGCGCTTTCGGCCGAGCATTATGCGCACGTTGCGGACCGGCCTTTTTACCCCTGGCTGGAGTATTACGTCACGGCCTGCCCGGTGTACGTGATGCTCATCGAGGTCGCGGACGACGCTGCCGTCGAACGCCTGCGGGCTTTCCTGGGGAAGACGCAGGCGCACGAAGCTGCGCCCGAAACGATCCGCGGCCGCTTTGGAATTTACGCCGGCGTTAACTGCGTCCATCTCTCGGACAGCGTCGAGAGCGGCCGGCGGGAGACGGATTTGTGGAGGGCGAAGCTGGGTATCCGCAAGGGCCAGTTCGATCTGACGCCCGAGGAGTACGCCCGGAGATACGATCCCTCGCTCCCCAATCACACCCAGGAACTGCGAGAAATCTGCGTCCAGATGGCAAAAGCCGGTTCCGCCAGCGACGATCAAAAAGAACAGATTCGAAGTTATCTCAAGCAGGAGAATCCGGACATCACCCCCAAGCAGCTCGAGACGCTGCTGAGAATCATCTTGGGAAGCGCAGTGTAA
- a CDS encoding SH3 domain-containing protein — translation MSIQPTEPLNDPEELSPARRRRARRMLTQLRADEREVFLENLAHSVSPSVDLFLYAILAGLLVGLGFSLDQNALLIAGALATPRMAPIAGLALAAVSGSPRFFLRMFAALAVALVLLSLVAGLSGWITSSLSSGVLLALEHASLNLVDFGLLLVGAVLMSLSVGRTQQVPLLASTAVAYELVLPLGAAAIGLVQGNPDLTQDALLLFGLHLTWAVVASVGTFVALGFRPLTGYSHSIATAIVLIGLVSLVSALGLGYSVMASLPTPTVTPTFTPTASGTPTITATFTASATPTVSATPTVTPTFTATATPLPPLAIVIQTGDLGGYLRDAPAGDITGFLRDGDEVRIIGDPVEVNGVLWWPVRTSDGSVGWLHGALIATATPTLPIAPTATPSPAP, via the coding sequence ATGAGCATACAACCTACAGAACCCCTCAACGATCCGGAAGAATTGTCTCCCGCAAGACGCCGACGCGCTCGTCGAATGCTCACGCAGCTGCGCGCGGATGAGCGCGAAGTCTTTCTCGAAAACCTGGCCCATTCCGTCTCTCCCAGCGTCGACCTCTTTCTTTATGCGATTCTCGCCGGATTGCTGGTCGGCCTGGGATTCAGCCTGGATCAAAACGCGCTCTTGATCGCCGGGGCATTGGCAACCCCGCGCATGGCGCCCATCGCAGGATTGGCCCTGGCCGCCGTTTCGGGATCGCCGCGCTTTTTCCTGCGCATGTTCGCCGCTTTGGCGGTGGCGCTGGTGCTGTTGAGCCTGGTGGCCGGCTTGAGTGGATGGATAACATCCTCGCTTTCATCGGGGGTCCTGCTTGCACTCGAACACGCCTCACTGAATCTGGTCGACTTCGGATTGCTTCTCGTCGGTGCGGTTTTAATGTCGCTCTCGGTCGGACGCACCCAGCAGGTGCCCTTGTTGGCCAGCACGGCAGTGGCCTACGAGCTGGTCTTACCGCTGGGCGCCGCGGCCATCGGTTTGGTACAGGGAAATCCGGATTTGACGCAGGATGCGCTGCTCCTCTTCGGCCTTCATCTCACCTGGGCGGTCGTCGCCAGCGTGGGGACGTTCGTGGCGTTGGGCTTTCGTCCGCTGACGGGTTACAGTCATTCCATCGCCACGGCGATCGTGCTCATCGGATTGGTCTCGCTGGTAAGCGCCCTGGGACTGGGTTACTCGGTCATGGCTTCCCTGCCCACACCGACGGTGACTCCAACGTTCACACCGACCGCTTCCGGCACGCCCACGATTACGGCCACCTTCACGGCCAGCGCCACGCCGACGGTGTCTGCAACCCCTACCGTGACACCCACCTTCACGGCGACAGCCACGCCGCTGCCGCCTCTGGCCATCGTGATCCAGACCGGCGATTTGGGAGGGTACCTGCGAGACGCCCCGGCCGGGGATATAACGGGATTTCTGCGGGACGGCGACGAGGTGCGCATCATCGGCGACCCCGTCGAGGTGAACGGCGTGCTCTGGTGGCCCGTACGCACTTCCGACGGGAGCGTGGGGTGGCTGCACGGAGCCCTGATCGCGACGGCGACTCCGACGCTGCCGATAGCTCCCACGGCAACGCCCTCTCCTGCACCGTAA
- a CDS encoding universal stress protein, with product MEQIVARFTGKSAELLSYDEVRKKLHAVEESGEELRNIPLDAIVGSVDRYTDFTRSFLPRYDSDIDRWIRVQVAVTEPTGLPPIEVYQIGEVYFVHDGNHRVSVARQLGADHIQAYVTEVHTKVPLLPDDQPDDLILKAEYAKFLEHTKIDRLLPEVSFILTVPGQYRRLEEHIQVHHYFMGLDQQRDVPFNEAVVHWYEEYYLPIVEIIRERGILREFPGRTETDLYLWISEHRAILAENFGQEIRPEIAAEDLAENVDSQTKSRFTKILDRIRSLITANKPRFRLRPELRRDRLLDNGDVGPLFADILVGVGGSDDQWNALGQALQVAKREGARINGLQVLPSEAALENEAAQSLRQTFKQRCAQEGIEGTLNFSVGDVSERLRQRSRFNDLVIVNLAYPPEPRPTSRLSSGFSKLVRNCPRPILAVPRVVSALNRGLLAYDGSPKADEALFVSAYLALRWKIPITVVVVDDEKIESGKTMHRVQSYFKHQGVHAHYVMEVGDVSDAILRTADEDHSELIIMGGYGAAPVKEVMIGSAVDQILRESRTPTLICN from the coding sequence ATGGAACAAATCGTCGCCCGATTCACCGGAAAGTCGGCCGAATTGCTTTCTTACGACGAAGTGCGAAAGAAGCTGCACGCCGTCGAAGAATCCGGGGAAGAACTGCGGAACATTCCTCTGGACGCGATCGTAGGCAGTGTCGACCGCTATACAGATTTCACGCGCAGTTTCCTGCCGCGCTACGACAGCGACATAGACCGCTGGATTCGGGTCCAGGTCGCGGTCACCGAGCCCACGGGACTGCCGCCTATCGAGGTGTATCAGATCGGCGAGGTGTATTTCGTACATGACGGCAATCATCGTGTGTCGGTCGCGCGCCAATTGGGAGCCGATCACATCCAGGCCTACGTGACCGAGGTGCACACCAAAGTCCCACTCTTGCCGGACGATCAGCCCGACGATCTCATCCTCAAGGCCGAATACGCCAAATTTCTCGAACACACGAAGATCGACCGTCTGCTTCCCGAAGTGAGTTTCATCCTCACCGTTCCCGGCCAGTACCGCCGCCTCGAAGAACACATTCAGGTTCATCATTACTTTATGGGCCTGGACCAACAGCGCGACGTTCCCTTCAACGAAGCCGTCGTCCATTGGTATGAAGAATATTACCTGCCGATCGTAGAGATCATCCGCGAGCGGGGAATCCTGCGGGAATTCCCCGGACGAACGGAAACAGACCTGTATCTATGGATCTCCGAGCACCGGGCCATTCTCGCCGAAAACTTCGGGCAAGAAATCCGTCCGGAGATTGCTGCAGAAGATTTGGCGGAAAACGTGGACTCGCAAACCAAAAGCAGATTCACGAAAATCCTGGATAGAATCCGCAGCTTGATCACCGCCAACAAGCCGCGCTTTCGATTAAGACCGGAGCTGCGGCGCGACAGGCTATTGGACAATGGCGATGTGGGTCCGTTGTTCGCCGATATTCTGGTGGGCGTCGGCGGCAGTGACGATCAATGGAACGCCCTCGGGCAAGCGCTGCAAGTGGCGAAGCGCGAAGGTGCGCGGATCAATGGGCTGCAAGTGCTTCCTTCCGAGGCGGCATTGGAAAACGAGGCGGCTCAATCGCTTCGTCAGACCTTCAAACAACGCTGTGCACAGGAAGGGATCGAAGGAACGCTTAATTTCAGCGTCGGGGACGTTTCGGAAAGACTGCGCCAAAGATCGCGATTCAACGATCTCGTGATCGTCAATCTGGCGTATCCGCCCGAGCCGAGGCCAACCTCCAGGCTGAGCTCCGGATTCAGCAAACTCGTCCGCAATTGCCCGAGACCGATCCTGGCCGTACCCCGGGTGGTCTCCGCATTGAACCGGGGATTATTGGCGTACGACGGAAGCCCCAAAGCGGATGAAGCTTTGTTCGTCAGCGCCTATCTGGCTTTGCGCTGGAAAATCCCCATCACGGTCGTCGTTGTAGACGATGAGAAAATCGAGAGCGGCAAGACGATGCACCGCGTCCAATCGTATTTCAAACACCAGGGAGTACATGCCCATTACGTGATGGAGGTGGGCGATGTTTCGGATGCGATCCTACGCACTGCCGACGAGGATCACAGCGAATTGATCATCATGGGGGGCTACGGCGCCGCGCCCGTCAAGGAAGTCATGATTGGCAGCGCCGTCGATCAGATCCTGCGTGAAAGTCGAACTCCGACGCTGATCTGCAATTGA
- a CDS encoding metal ABC transporter substrate-binding protein, with protein sequence MSDWHNAHFLQVLIICAAVLTGCSSGLSAGGSNDIASLTTPLADLKPVQLAGGEKLRLVITTDIVADVVQNVGGDEIEVVTLIPTGVDPHTFQASPADLRTMTEAHAIILNGAGLEEFLYQTLSQIPKEVPIISLSEGIELRQFSADQVSRAQDGEHAGTDPHVWFDPLNVMVWTDNSAQLLGTLDAQNRDAYAENAREYVEALVSLDEWIKQMVAEIPEPNRKLVTDHLAFGYFAQRYGFEMVGAVVPAYSTDAEPSARELADLNDKIKAQGIPALFVGITTNPQLTALIAQDTDVKLVSLYIGSLSKPGGPADTYIRFMQYDVNAIVQALAK encoded by the coding sequence ATGTCTGACTGGCACAACGCCCATTTCCTCCAAGTGCTGATCATCTGTGCGGCCGTATTGACGGGATGCTCCTCTGGATTATCCGCAGGAGGATCAAACGACATCGCATCCTTGACCACACCGCTTGCCGACCTGAAACCCGTCCAGCTCGCTGGTGGAGAGAAATTACGCCTCGTGATCACGACCGACATCGTCGCCGATGTCGTGCAAAACGTGGGTGGAGACGAAATCGAAGTCGTCACACTCATCCCGACCGGCGTCGACCCGCATACCTTCCAGGCATCTCCAGCAGACCTGCGCACCATGACCGAGGCGCATGCGATCATACTCAACGGTGCCGGTTTGGAGGAATTCCTGTATCAAACATTGTCGCAGATCCCCAAGGAGGTGCCCATCATCTCCCTTTCGGAGGGTATCGAACTGCGGCAATTTTCTGCCGATCAAGTTTCCCGGGCACAAGACGGCGAACACGCAGGCACCGACCCGCACGTCTGGTTCGATCCTTTGAACGTCATGGTTTGGACAGACAACAGCGCGCAGCTTTTGGGCACTCTGGATGCACAAAACCGAGACGCCTATGCCGAAAATGCCCGCGAGTACGTCGAAGCACTGGTTTCGCTGGACGAGTGGATAAAACAAATGGTTGCAGAGATCCCGGAACCAAACCGGAAACTGGTCACGGATCACCTGGCCTTCGGCTACTTCGCCCAGCGCTACGGCTTCGAAATGGTTGGAGCGGTTGTACCGGCCTACAGCACGGATGCGGAACCCTCCGCACGAGAACTTGCCGACCTGAATGACAAGATCAAGGCGCAGGGAATCCCGGCCCTTTTTGTAGGCATCACGACCAACCCCCAACTTACTGCGCTGATTGCCCAGGATACCGATGTCAAATTGGTATCGCTCTATATCGGCTCGCTTAGCAAACCCGGCGGACCGGCCGATACCTACATACGATTCATGCAGTATGATGTTAATGCCATCGTCCAGGCTTTAGCCAAGTGA
- the aztA gene encoding zinc ABC transporter ATP-binding protein AztA, which yields MAQLITRPPSHDREAPALSMEAVRLEYDGTVVLHGVTAEIQAGELVAIVGPNGAGKTTLLKIVAGILKPDAGSIRVFGHRPGGHVCIAYVPQRSQVDLSFPVTVAEVVMMGRIRKIGPFRWPSKDDWTFVHHALQRVGMTEYTDRQIGELSGGQQQRVFLAQALAQEAEIILLDEPFTGLDLSSQEAILSMLEDLKASSVAILVSTHDLSLANERFDRVMLLNRRLIAVGIPAEVFTRSNLLEAYGGHVHDLPEAGGTMVLAEPCCGDDTEAKRG from the coding sequence ATGGCCCAATTGATCACACGGCCACCCAGCCACGATCGAGAAGCGCCGGCGTTGTCCATGGAAGCGGTACGCCTCGAGTATGACGGCACTGTCGTCCTGCACGGCGTGACGGCCGAAATTCAAGCCGGTGAACTCGTCGCCATCGTCGGCCCCAACGGCGCCGGGAAGACAACCCTGCTAAAAATCGTGGCCGGCATTTTGAAACCCGACGCGGGAAGCATACGCGTGTTCGGCCATCGGCCCGGCGGACACGTTTGTATCGCCTACGTGCCGCAGCGCAGTCAAGTGGATTTGTCTTTTCCCGTGACCGTGGCTGAAGTGGTCATGATGGGACGCATTCGCAAGATCGGCCCCTTCCGCTGGCCGAGCAAGGACGATTGGACGTTCGTGCATCATGCGCTGCAACGTGTCGGAATGACCGAGTACACCGATCGACAAATTGGCGAGTTGTCCGGCGGCCAACAGCAGCGGGTGTTCCTGGCACAAGCGCTCGCGCAGGAAGCGGAAATCATCCTGCTCGATGAACCCTTCACCGGACTCGACCTCTCCAGCCAGGAAGCGATTCTGTCCATGCTGGAAGATTTGAAAGCGAGCAGCGTAGCCATACTCGTTTCGACACACGACCTCAGTCTGGCGAACGAACGATTCGACAGAGTGATGCTGCTCAACCGACGTTTGATCGCCGTCGGAATTCCGGCCGAGGTGTTCACCCGGTCGAATCTGCTGGAAGCATACGGGGGGCACGTTCACGATCTGCCGGAAGCAGGAGGCACGATGGTCCTTGCAGAACCTTGCTGCGGCGACGACACGGAGGCGAAACGTGGCTGA